A region of the Mycoplasma capricolum subsp. capricolum ATCC 27343 genome:
ATATGATGATTTAGATTCTTTTGATCATAAAAATGATGAAAACAATAAAGGAAGACCTGAAGCATCTTATTATAATTGAGATTTTATTACTTTTAAGTTTAGTGAAAAAGACAAAAAAACTATTGATTTAAAACAAATTAAAAATGATTTTTCATATTCACCTTTACACTTACTTTTAGGAATTGATTTAAATAAAGCTCAATATATTAAAAATACTATTGGTTATGCTTTAGGTACATTAATTGGTGGATTAACTAAAACTGATGAAAACTATCGATTATCTAATGAAAATAAAAAGGCAGCAATAACTATTTTTTCAATTTTAAACTTTACTTTAAAAAATTATCAGTCTATTTTAAAAGATTTAGAATATAAAAAAGCTGGAGTTTATTATAAAAAAGATTCATGACAAACTCAATTAATTAGTAGTAATGATAAAGAAATTAAATATTATTTAATTAGAAAATTAACTTCAGATAATGAAATTAATAAAAAAGTAGGAAATCGTTTTGAAATAACACTAACAAATGATCAAAACGCTTCTTATTGAAAAATATCAAACATTATAGCTTTAGATTATAAGCATTAAAAAATACATTATAGGAAATAAAAATGAAAAAATTATTAACAATATTTGGTTCTATTAGCTTAATTAGTATGACTAGTATTAGATCAATTGCTTGTAAAAATATAAATAAATCAGAAAAAGAAGAACCATCTAATAAAGAAAAAGACAAAAATAAACAAGGTGATGACAATAAAGAAATTAATGAAAATTCTGAACAACCTAAAAGAACAAAAGAAGAAAATTTTGGGCTAATTAAAAAATATGGTGCAGAAGTTTTTAGTTTGTTAGAATCTTTAAAAGATAAATTTGAAGAACTTTATAAA
Encoded here:
- a CDS encoding lipoprotein, with product MKKLLTIFGSISLISMTSIRSIACKNINKSEKEEPSNKEKDKNKQGDDNKEINENSEQPKRTKEENFGLIKKYGAEVFSLLESLKDKFEELYKKPENSELLKLATDIVQLYQKLDGLTTINEFEKKFKSEYEKNKSSSKSFDEFSNELFEQWHKAVTEYEKQKDSILKILKQ